DNA from Desulforegula conservatrix Mb1Pa:
TTTGATTAATCACCTTTAGGTGATCCCCATTTTTTACCGCTTTGAGCGGTTCAGAATTCCATGCCACCGGCTTTGCCGGTGGTCGGTGACTAAAATTACAGGGCATTCAACTCGTGAAATGTTTGATCGATATAATAAGATTGACCGTGAAGATATTTTGAGTGCCGGGTTAATGCTTCGATAGTAGTTTAATCTTATTGACGATTGTTAGCATAATTGTTAACTTAGGAGAAAGATGAAATATAACATTGAGTTTTTCCATCAAAAGGTTAAATTTGAAATCGAATCTTGGCCTGTTGGGATATTGGCTGATTTTTCTCGGATAATTGAGCTTCTGATTGATTTTGGCCCTCAAATCAATATGCCCCACTCTAAGGCTATGGGTGGAGGTCTTTTCGAGTTGAGGCCAAAAGGCCGGGAAGGTATAGGGCGTGTTTTTTATTGTTTTGTGATTAATCAACGTATAATATTTTGCACGCTTTTTTAAAAAAGACCAAGGAAACACCAGATCAGGAATTAAAAATTGCTCGTAAAAGACTTAAGGAGGTTCAGAATGGATGATTTGAAATATGATCCTGTTCCTCATGACCATAAAGCTTTTTTGGAAAAGTCATTAAAGCGCAAAGGATTCAAGGACGAATACGATAAACTCGAAGAAGAATATGCTTTTATACGTGAGATGCTTGCAGCTCGATTAAGATCAGGGCTTACTCAAGAGGCGGTGGCAGAATTGATGGGAACAACCAAAAGTGCTATTTCGCGTCTTGAATCTTCTGGTAAGCACGCTCCATCATTAACCACACTGAAAAAATATGCTCGAGCTGTGGGTTGTCACTTGGAAATTAAATTTGTGCCTGATGCTTAAAGCGTAAAAAAGCTTGATGTCTTTTCAGCATTTGTTATCTTTTGGAGTAGCATTGCATGAAAATTGATAAAGTATGAGATGCTTGAAGAATAGATAAGGTATTGGTTTTATAGGGGAGGAGGGTATCGAATTAGAATTTATAGTATTGAAAACGTTGAAAAAATTTTATGCTGATCTAATCGATACCCCCAAAAATACCCCTAAAAAAGTAGTTGTAACTTTTCTACCCATAAAACTTTTACATATGCCCAAACATCAAAAGCCTCATAAAATCGAACATTCCTTCTTTGGCATTTCAGGTGCTTCAATATCTTCCATTTCTTCAATAACTGCTACGCCCATTATTCTCTCCTTCTGTAATCTTGATTGCACTTTTCAAATTACCCCAAGGTACTTTGAGCTTATTAAGTACCAACGGGTCATTCACGACCCCTCGAACAGGTTAGCTACATAAGTATAGAATTAGGTTAATACTGCGGCCTATGGCTTCCAGAGATTGAAACCACTCTCCGTGGCATGGCCTCAACCTCTTGAGTCATGACAGCTTACTTAAACCTTTACGATCCCATCCATAATCAACTGAGGCATTAAATAAAAAAGGGAATCTGTCTCCTGTGCTTCGAAGTGTTTTCCTCTTGGCAAAGGCTCCGCGTCTGTACCTCGTAAAGATACAGCCATCTGAAGTGCTTTCCTCGCCATGCTTAAAGCCTCATTTGGCGTTTCCGCTTGTGAAACTAATTCAGAAAAGACCTTTGACGAGATATATAACCCGCCAGAGGAAGAGGGTTTTATGGTTACAGGGAAACAATATCCTTCCCGCCCACCGGCCTTGGCATGTGGTTTCCATTCGTTTCTGACAATCTTGCCTGCTATCACTTCGATTAATTCAGGTTTCAATCTTTCCGCCAAAGGAATGACAAGTTTCATTCCGGCCCTGTTCCTTTGGATACAGATTGAATATTGAGACATAGCGGCCAAGGCCCAACCCTTTTCACTCATGAGATAAACTGCAACGTCAAACCCAGTCATATTTTTAAAAATTTCTATTAATTCAAGTTTTGTCATTCTGTTTTACCTTTTTGCTCTGTTTTTTTGTGTTTGATCAAGTACCGAAATAGGAACCGAAATACCGATTTTGCCGTTATCCGATGTACCGAAAATACCGAATATACCTTTAGGTATTCGGTATTTCGGTTCGGTACGGTCGGGTTTAAAATTAATCCGGTTCTAAATATACATAGTCAACGTCTTTTGATATTTTGCCGGATTCGGTCAGGCTATTTTCAACCTCCCTGAATCTTCTTGCTCCCATCTTTTTTATGCAGTCACCTTTCCAGTCTTGATATTTGACTTTTGCCTGATTTGGATCATAGTCACCTTCTTCAAGGTT
Protein-coding regions in this window:
- a CDS encoding helix-turn-helix transcriptional regulator; the encoded protein is MDDLKYDPVPHDHKAFLEKSLKRKGFKDEYDKLEEEYAFIREMLAARLRSGLTQEAVAELMGTTKSAISRLESSGKHAPSLTTLKKYARAVGCHLEIKFVPDA
- a CDS encoding type II toxin-antitoxin system HicB family antitoxin, whose translation is MTKLELIEIFKNMTGFDVAVYLMSEKGWALAAMSQYSICIQRNRAGMKLVIPLAERLKPELIEVIAGKIVRNEWKPHAKAGGREGYCFPVTIKPSSSGGLYISSKVFSELVSQAETPNEALSMARKALQMAVSLRGTDAEPLPRGKHFEAQETDSLFYLMPQLIMDGIVKV